Proteins from a genomic interval of Maylandia zebra isolate NMK-2024a linkage group LG15, Mzebra_GT3a, whole genome shotgun sequence:
- the srek1ip1 gene encoding protein SREK1IP1 yields the protein MAVPGPNKDNIRAGCKKCGYPGHLTFECRNFVKVDPHKDIVLDVSSTSSEESEDDEPQVQRGEKRSGQHRKGSHDSDDDRKRRRKRKKSKDRKSRKRSDSSSSDEEELSKKKKKRSRSRSSSDVERRKKKKKIKSQKKKSKKNKKEHGKHHKKREKKRKHESSSSSSSSDSSESD from the exons ATGGCTGTACCAG GACCTAATAAGGACAACATCAGAGCTGGGTGCAAGAAATGTGGCTATC CGGGCCATTTAACATTTGAGTGCCGAAATTTTGTTAAAGTGGACCCTCATAAGGACATTGTTCTGGATGTGAGCAGCACTAGCAGCGAGGAGAGTGAAGATGATGAACCTCAGGTTCAACGCGGCGAGAAGCGAAGCGGCCAGCATCGAAAAG GTTCCCATGACAGCGATGATGATAGAAAAAGAAGACGAAAACGGAAGAAGAGCAAAGACAGAAAGTCAAGAAAGAG ATCTGATTCATCATCGAGCGACGAGGAGGAgctttcaaaaaagaaaaagaagcgcAGCAGGTCGCGCTCTTCCTCTGATGTGGAGcgtagaaagaagaaaaagaaaataaaaagccaaaagaagaaaagcaaaaagaacaaaaaagagcACGGGAAGCatcacaaaaaaagagagaagaaaaggaaacacgagtcttcttcctcttccagCTCAAGTGACTCCTCAGAAAGTGACTGA